DNA from Pseudomonadota bacterium:
TTAAAACAGGAAATAAAAAAATATTTAAGGGAATTTTTTGGTAAAGAGATAGGCCTTATCCTTAAAGATGCAGGTGAAATAAAGAAAAGTGTCCTTGAGGAGTATGTGAAAGAGGCAGAGACATTATTTAAGATTTGAAGGAGGTAATATGTCTAAACAAATTGGACAGCTTTTGAGCCAGGCAAAAAAGATGCAGGAAAGATTTCAGAAGATACAGGAAGAAATGGGGGATAAAACCGTTGAGGCACAGTCCGGGGGCGGGATGGTTTCCTGTGTGGTAAATGGGAAACAGGAGTTAATTTCTTTAAAAATATCAGATGAAATATTGGAAGAGAAGGACAAGGAACTGTTGGAAGACCTTATAGTTGCTGCGATAAATGAAGGTTTAAATAAATCAAAAGAAATGCTGCAGGAAGAGATGTCGAAGATTACAGGCGGCATGCAGCTACCTTTTGGACTATAGATGTATTATCCGGAACCCATAGAAAGGTTAATAGAGAATCTCACAAGACTGCCAGGCATTGGCAGGAAAACTGCCACAAGACTTGCCTTCTTCCTGTTAAATACAAGGGATAGCTATATATCAGAACTTTCAAAAAACCTTATGGACATAAAAGAGAAGATAAAGCTCTGCGGTGTTTGTTTCAATATAACAGACGTTGACCCATGTATGATATGTACGGATGAGAGGAGGGATAAAGCGGTCATATGTGTGGTTGAGGAACCTTCCCATATGATGGTCGTTGAATCAGCAAATCCAGGTGTTTATAGATACCATATCCTTCACGGTGTAATAAATCCTATTGAAGGCGTGGGTCCTGATGAGGTGAGGATTAAGGAGTTAAAAGAAAGGATAGTGAGGGAAGAGATAAGGGAGGTCATCATAGCGACCAACCCGAATATAGAAGGGAATACAACGGCCCACTACATCGGTGAGATTTTAAAACCCCTCGATATAAAGATTACAAGGATTGCATCAGGCATACCGATAGGAGGGGATATTGTGTATGTCGACCTCCTGACCATAAAGAGCTCGCTGGAGAATAGAAAAACCCTTTAATACATGAATAACCGATCAACAATCCTGCCCAGGGCAGAACCAATAACCAAATAATAACCAA
Protein-coding regions in this window:
- a CDS encoding YbaB/EbfC family nucleoid-associated protein yields the protein MSKQIGQLLSQAKKMQERFQKIQEEMGDKTVEAQSGGGMVSCVVNGKQELISLKISDEILEEKDKELLEDLIVAAINEGLNKSKEMLQEEMSKITGGMQLPFGL
- the recR gene encoding recombination mediator RecR — its product is MYYPEPIERLIENLTRLPGIGRKTATRLAFFLLNTRDSYISELSKNLMDIKEKIKLCGVCFNITDVDPCMICTDERRDKAVICVVEEPSHMMVVESANPGVYRYHILHGVINPIEGVGPDEVRIKELKERIVREEIREVIIATNPNIEGNTTAHYIGEILKPLDIKITRIASGIPIGGDIVYVDLLTIKSSLENRKTL